Genomic segment of Geminocystis herdmanii PCC 6308:
TTAATCGGTTTGAGTTTTTCTCTGTACCTCATAAATATGAGAATTGCTATATTTTAATTGCCACCCAAAAAATAATTATTGAGAATCTTAAAAAATACTTAACAATTCTTTATAATGGAAAGAATAACGATCGAAGGTTATAGACAAAGTAAAGCTAGTGTATATGAATGTTACTAAGTCTTGATAACCAATAGGTAGTAATATAACGAATCTAAGTATGCAAGGTCAAGATATAATGATAAATTCTATTAATAGTGAGTTACAACCATTTCAAGGGCAACCTTGGTTAGTGGAAGAAAGAGACGCTTGTGGTGTCGGTTTTATCGCCTATCAAGATAATCGTCAATCCCATAAATTGGTGAAACAAGCACTGAAAGCCTTACACTGTATGGAACACAGAGGCGGATGTGGGGCAGACAGAGAAACGGGTGACGGTTCGGGTATTATGACTGGTATCCCTGTAGAAATCTTTAAAACATGGTTTGCAGACAATAATATTGAGATGCCCCCAGCCCAAGAATGGGGGGTTGGTATGGTATTTTTACCCCAAGATGAAAAGGAAGCCCAAGAAGGGCGCAAGTATGTAGAAGAAATGGTGGCGGTAGAGAGTCTTAAAACTCTTGGTTGGCGTACTGTACCTGTAAATTCTGATGTATTAGGGCAACAAGCCAAAGAAAATCAACCCCGCATCGAACAAATTATTGTTACCTCTGGAGATACTCACTACAAAGGAGATGAACTCGATCGAAGATTATATGTAGCACGTTCGAGAGTAGGCAAAAAATTAAGCGATGACTTCTATATTTGTTCTTTCTCCTGTCGTACGATCGTCTATAAAGGATTAGTACAAGGAGACGTATTAGAAAAATTCTACCTAGATTTACAAAACCCCGCCTATGAGAGCCGTTTTGCGGTGTATCATCGTCGTTTTAGTACTAACACCGTACCAAAATGGCCTTTCGCTCAACCCATGCGGGTTTTAGGACATAATGGGGAAATTAACACCCTCATCGGCAATATTAACTGGATGACGGTAAGGGAAGCAAATTTAGAATTACCCGGTTGGAGTCAAGAAGAATTTGACGGAGTTACTCCCATCGTCAACATGAATAATAGTGACTCCTACAACCTAGACAGTTCTTTGGAACTATTAGTGCGTACAGGACGCAGTATTCCCGAAGCCCTGATGATTCTCGTACCTGAAGCCTATAAAAATCAACCAGAGTTAGAAAAATATCCCGAAATTATCGACTTTTATAACTACTATAGCGGATTAAAAGAACCTTGGGATGGTCCTGCTTTACTCGCTTTTAGTGAAGGTAAAACTGTGGGCGCTTGTCTCGATCGAAATGGTTTACGTCCAGCGCGGTATGCTATCACCAAAGATGGCTATGTGGTAGTAGGATCAGAAACTGGGGTGGTTGACTTAGACGAATCAGAAATCATCGAAAAAGGCAAATTAGGTCCCGGTCAGATGATTGTGGTGGACTTAGAACATAATAAAATCCTCAAAAACTGGGAAATTAAACAAGAAATCGCCTCCCAAAAACCCTACGGGCAATGGTTACAAGAATATCGCTTACATATTCCCCTCACCCCCAGCCCCTCTCCCACAGGAGAGGGGAGAAATGTAAAACAGGCTTCTAGCCTGTCAGACACTAACTTAGTGCAACAACAGACAGCCTTCGGTTATACCCTCGAAGATGTGGAGATGGTTATTACTGCCATGGCAAAAGACGGTAAAGAGCCTACATTCTGTATGGGGGATGATATTCCTTTAGCTGTGTTATCGGATAAACCTCGTTTATTGTATGATTACTTTAAGCAACGTTTTGCCCAAGTTACCAACCCTCCTATTGATCCTTTACGGGAAAGTCTGGTAATGTCGTTACAGATGCACTTAGGTGAAAGAGGTAATTTACTGCACATTGAGCCGAAAAACGCTCATACCCTCTTAATCGATTCTCCCGTGTTGTCTGAAGCTGACTTAGATTTTATCAAAAAATCTGACTTTGCCACCATTGAATTGTCCACCCTCTTTTCGATCGAATCTGGACCTGATGGCTTAAAATTAGCCTTAGAAAGATTATGTAATGAAGCCACCCAAGCAGTCAAAGAAGGGCATCAAATCATTATTTTAAGCGATCGCACCCCCCCTAACTTCCCTTCACAAGGAGATCGATCCCCCCTAGCCCCCCTTACAAAAGGGGGGAACAATACAGAAGAAGTCCCCCTTACCAAGGGGGGAAATGAGGGAAAAGTCCCCCTTACTAAGGGGGATTTAGGGGGATCAATCAACGCTGAAACTGCTTATATTCCTCCCTTATTGGCTATGGGTGCAGTGCATCAACACCTAATTAAAGAAGGATTGAGACTCAAAACCTCCTTAATTGCTGATACTGCTCAATGTTGGAGTACTCATCATTACGCTTGTCTCATTGGTTTTGGTGCTTCCGCCGTTTGCCCCTACCTTACCTTACAAACCGTATCTGCTTGGTGGCATGACGAAAAAACTCAAAAATTGATGGAAAATGAGAAAATCGATCGAATTTCTGAGATACAAGCCTTAAATAACTATCGTAAATCCGTCGAAGCTGGATTACTCAAAATCTTGTCGAAAATGGGTATTTCTCTGTTGGCTTCCTATCACGGGGCGCAGATTTTTGAATGTATCGGCTTGGGTGTAGATGTCATGGAAATGGCATTCAAAGGCACAACTAGCCGTGTCGGTGGTTTAAACCTTCAAGAAGTAGCTAACGAAATCATCAGTTTTCATCAAAAAGCCTTCCCTGAATTACAAGGCAAAAAATTAGAAAATTATGGCTATGTCAACTATAAAAAGGGTGGAGAATATCACATGAACTCCCCTGAAATGGCAAAAGCCTTACATAAAGCCGTATCCGCTTATGGTACTGAGGAAGGTTATGATCATTATGAATGGTATCGCAACTATTTACAAGATCGTCCTCTTACCGCATTAAGGGATTTACTGGAATTTAAGAGCGATCGATCGGCTATCTCGATCGATGATGTGGAGTCCGTAGAGAGCATTGTTAAACGCTTTTGTACAGGGGGGATGTCTTTAGGAGCATTAAGCCAAGAAGCCCACGAAACCCTCGCTATTGCCATGAATCGTATCGGCGGAAAATCCAACTCTGGGGAAGGAGGAGAAGACCCGAACCGTTATAATATCATTGATGAAGTAGATGAACACGGCAAACATCCTTTATTCCCTCACCTCAAAGGATTAGAAAAAGGCGATCGAGCTACCTCTGCTATCAAACAGATTGCTTCTGGTCGTTTTGGTGTCACTCCTGAGTATTTAATGAGCGGTGAACAACTGGAAATCAAGATGGCACAAGGGGCGAAACCCGGTGAAGGTGGACAGTTACCCGGTAAAAAAGTTAGTGAATATATCGCTATGCTACGCCGTTCAAAACCCGGTGTTACCCTCATTTCTCCTCCTCCTCACCACGACATCTATTCTATTGAGGATTTAGCCCAATTAATCCACGACTTACACCAGATTAACCCTAGTGCTAAGGTATCCGTTAAATTAGTGTCGGAAGTGGGTATCGGTACGATCGCCGCAGGGGTAGCCAAAGCGAATGCTGATGTCATTCAAATTTCTGGTCATGATGGTGGTACAGGTGCATCACCGTTAAGCTCCATTAAACACGCAGGTTGCCCTTGGGAATTGGGAGTTACGGAAGTACATCGCACTTTACTAGAAAATCAACTGCGCGATCGAGTTTTACTCCGTGCTGACGGTGGTTTAAAAACGGGTTGGGATATTGTCATGGCGGCGTTAATGGGCGCTGAAGAATATGGCTTCGGTAGCATTGCCATGATTGCAGAAGGCTGTATTATGGCTCGTGTTTGCCACACCAATCAATGCCCTGTAGGGGTTGCCACTCAACAAGAGCGATTACGTCAACGTTTCTCAGGTGTACCTGCGGATGTGGTTAATTTCTTCTACTTTGTAGCGGAGGAGGTTCGATCGATCCTTGCTAAACTAGGTTATCGTAGCTTAGATGAGATTATCGGGCGTGGTGACTTGTTAACCTACCGTGACGATGCAAAACTTGCCAAAACCAAAGCCCTTGTTTTAGACTGTTTAACCAACCTTCCTGACGTGACAACTAACCGTGATTGGTTGAATCATGGAGAAGCTCACACTAACGGCAACGTTTTAGATAATGAAATCCTCGCTGATACTGCTATTACCGATGCTATCCACCATCAGGATATTGTAACCAAAGAGATCAACATTATCAATACCGATCGATCGGTCGGGGCAAGAATTGCAGGAGTCATCGCTAAACAATACGGCGATTATGGCTTTAATGGACAACTCAACCTCAACTTTAAAGGCATTGCAGGACAGAGTTTTGGGGCTTTCAACCTTCAAGGCATGAATCTTCATCTCGAAGGAGAAGCTAACGACTACGTTGGGAAAGGCATCAATGGAGGTTCGATCGTTATTGTACCTCCTACTGAGTCAACTTTTGAGGCTTCTGATAACGTCATTTTAGGCAATACCTGCTTATACGGTGCTACTGGTGGTGAATTATACGCTAATGGACGAGCAGGAGAGCGTTTTGGGGTGCGTAACTCGAAAGCAACAGCAGTAATTGAGGGTGCAGGAGATCACTGTTGCGAATATATGACAGGAGGCTTAATTGTCGTATTAGGAAATGTTGGGCGTAACGTGGGTGCAGGTATGACAGGAGGCTTAGGCTACTTCTTAGATGAGGAGGGCAATTTTGAGGCAAAAGTTAACCCTGAAATCGTCAAAATTCAGCGTATTTGTACCCCCGAAGGTGAGGCACAATTAAAAGAATTAATCACCAATCATGTGGCAAAAACAGGTAGTAAAAAAGGTCAATTAATCTTAGATAATTGGGCTAATTATGTACCGAAATTCTGGCAAGTTGTTCCTCCTTCGGAAGCGGAAAACCCTGAAGTTAAAGCTCAAAAAGAGTTAACAACGGTGTAATTTAATTTTGTGGTGGGCAATGCCCACCCTACGGAGAAATGCCAACTGTTTTAAGATATAAAGGTTATCGTTTTTATTTTTATAGTCATGAACCAAATGAGCCTCCCCATATTCATGTAGACAAAGATAATTTATCGGCAAAATTTTGGTTATCTCCAATTTTTTTAGCTAGAAATATTGGTTTTTCTGGAAAAGAATTGAGAAAAATTCAGTCTATTGTAGAATCAAATCAAACAAATTTTTTGGAGGCATGGAATGAGTATTTTAGCTGATATAAGAGTCAAAAATGTAATCATTGAAGATGATAATTTAGCGGTAGAAATTATGGATGGGCGTACGATAAAAGCTCCTTTAGCATGGTATCCTCGCTTATTTAATGCAAATCAAGAACAATTACAAAAATGGCAAATTTGTGGTGGTGGCTATGGTATTCATTGGGAAGAAATTGATGAAGATATAAGTGTAGAAGGATTATTACGAGGTGCAACTGCCCCTGATTATGAAGCAAATATTACTTTAAGGAGGTAATTTAGTTTTATTTTGTTTTCATATTTATATAAATATCCATTTAATAAAAATTCCATGAGGTAAAAATAATGAATCAAATTAAAGAATATAATTTAGTGGTTTTAAATGAAGATACTGAAGTAACTCATAAAGAAACTTTGAAGAAAATTTTATTACGTCGAGGGCAAGTAGGAACAGTTTTAATGGATTTTAATCAAGAGGCTTTTTTAATTGATTTTGTCGATCGAAATGGTGTTACTTATGCCATGGAAACGGTAAGAAAAGAAAATTTAATTCCTTTAATTTATGAGTCGATCGAACTATTAGTATCCTAATATTAAAGTATTTATTAATGTATAATTTGATGGTGGAATTCGCCAACTCTATTTGTTTTAACTTATACTAAAAAACTAATCAATAATATGTTGTATGATATTCATATCAAAAATTTTCGTTGTTTTTCAGATACAAAAGTACAAGGTTTTCAAAGATTAAACTTAATTGGAGGAAAAAATAATTCTGGAAAAACTGCGTTATTAGAAGCAGTATATTGTTGCATATTACCTATTCCTCAAAGTTTTCTTTTTTTAAAACACTTAAGGAATGAATCTTATCTTGATTCTCCTAGCGATAAATATTGGGATAATTTATTTTTTAATAGAAACAATAATCAATTAATTCAAATTACTTCTGGTTATTTAAAATTTATTGATCATCACGATTCTTTACCGATAACGAATAGCGTAATAGTAAAAAATTTATCTACCTCAGAGTTTGATTTTAACAATACAAATATCAAATTTTTAAATGATAATTTCAAAGGAAAATTAACAGGTAATTCAAGGTTAACTATTAAATCAGAGTCAGGAAATGATAACTGGCACACAGAAAAAGAATATACGATTATAAAACGTCATTCTTCCGATTTAGAAATAATATCTAATCAACTAACATCTCAAGGTATTTTATATAAAGGCGGAACAAAATATCAACAAAAATATAGCCAATATATAGAGCAATTTTTGAAACAAATACCTGTTTTTTCCCCGTCATCATTACCAAAAATTTCCAGTAGAGAATTAGCCCAATATTTTGATTTAGCAATACTTAATGAAAAATCAGAAGAAATACTAAAGATTTTGCAAAAACTTGATCCTTCTATTATAGAAATTAGAAGTTTAAATATAGGAGAAGCTGATATTTATTTAAGGAGGGAAGGGGAAACTTTTTTACCAATTTCTCTATTTGGTGATTGTTTTAATCGAGTTTTAGATATTATTTTAAGATTAATTAATACTAAAAATAGTGTGTGTTTAATTGATGAAATAGAAAATGGTATTCATTATCAAAATCAAAGAGAATTTTGGCGTAGTTTGTTTAAGTTAGCCGTGGAATTAGATATTCAAATTTTTGCCACAACTCACAGTTTAGAAATGATAAAAGCCTTTGCTGATATAGGTTTAGAATATCCAAATGAAGGGGCTTATTTTGAATTAGCAAGACATGAAAAAACGAATCAAATTGTGAGTATAAAAAGAGATTTAGATGTTTTGCAATATTCTTTAAAGCATGAAGGAGGAGTCGGGTTAAGAGGTGAGTAATATTCTTATTGTTGAAAGCAAAAACGATCGATTTTTTTTTGATGCTTTAATTAATTATCTCAATCTACCAATCGAAACGGAAATTATCGTTAATGAATACGAAACTTTAGATGGTTTATCAGAAAAAATATTAATAGAAAAAATCAAAAGTTTACAAGCTCGTAATGTGAAAAAACCAATTGATAAGTTAGGTATTATTATCGATATTGATAATTACACGGTAGCGAAGAGAATAGAATTTATTAATAATTGTTTAAATCCAGTTTTTTTAGATATAAATACATTGAAAAATACCCATGAATTTATTGAAGCATCTACTCCTAGTAATAAGATTAAAATAGCTTGTTATTTTACGAATATTGAAGGAAAAGGAGAATTAGAAACGGTATTAAAAGCGATCAAATCTCAAGATTCACCTCATGCAGATTGCCTTGAAGATTGGCAAAAATGCTTAGAAAATCAAGGTAGAAATATCAAACAAAAAGACTTTGATAAATTTTGGGTAAATATTTACATTCGTTATGATACTTGTTCTAATAAAGAAAGAAAACAAGCAGGTAAAAAATGCAGTATGAATAATTTTGAATACGTTATGACTAATAAAAAAGATATTTGGAATTTTGAAGATAAAAATTTACAGGAATTAAAAGATTTTTTATTGTTATTTAATGAAAAAATCAATGAGTAAAATAAAAGCTATTTTAATGGGTAAAGATGCCATGTCATAAAGGCATGGATTAACACGGCAAAAGAGAAATGATTTAAGAACATTTGATTTTGTTTAATTTCACCCCATAAACATTGTCGATATTCGATGCAAATGGTGACAAAATAAGCCCCTTGTTGACTATAATCATAATGTTTTAAACGGTGTGACGACGATCGAAGAACATAATATAATATATAAATTATAAAGTTAAATGAGTTAATGGGTAAAATAGATAAATTAATTGCTAAGATGAGGAATAATCCTCGTGATTGGAGAATTGAAGATATTGAATGTATGGCAATTTATTATGGATTTAAAAAGAGATTAGCAAGTGGTTCTCATGTCACTTTTTAACACCCTTTATTAACAGAGATTGTCACAATTCCCGCCCATAAACCGATTAAACCTATTTATATTAAAAAATTACTTGAATCAATAGATAAGGTCAAAAATAAGTCATAATTTACCATATCCCTATATTTTAAAACCGTTATCTCCCGAAGATGGAGGCGGTTATTTAATCGAATTTCCTTATTTACTCGGTTGTATGTTTGATGGTGAAACAGAAGAAGAAGCTATTTTAATGGGCAAAGATGCTGTAGAAGCATGGATTAATACAGCTAAACAGTGCGATCGAGCTATCCCTAAACCAAGTAATAAAAAAGAGACATTAAGTTTAAGTTAATTTCATTTTATTTGATTAAGAAAAACCATGACAAATAAGCAATTAATTTTTCAAGAAATTGAAGAAATACCAGAACAAAAATTAGCAAAAATATTAGATTTAATTCGTGTATTTAAAAGTACCATAAAATTGGCAGAAAACTCTTATAAACCTATTTGGGAAATTGCCGATGAGATTATAAATGATATTCCTGATCATGTTTTTGATCAACTACCCTCCGATGGTGCTGAAAATAAAGATTGGATAAAGAATACAGTTTAATTGAACTTTTAACAACTTTCTGAAATTTATTATATTTTTTTTACAGAAATGATTTAGGATTGCTATATGTGTGTTTATTCTGACGAAAAACTGTGCCTATCAATACAAAAATTAAACTACTTTGTGAGCCTACCCATGATTTGTGGTTACAACAAGCCTTAAATAACTTAGATGTGATTTTATTAGATCATTCCCATTGTGAAAGAAAAGCGGCGGGAGTGGCAGTAAATCTTTTGTTTCGTTATCCTTCCCATCAACAATTAATCTATCAACTTACCAGTATTGCTAAAGAAGAATTAGAACATTTTGAACAAGTTAACTATTGGTTAGAAAAAAAGAGCATTCCCCTTGCACCGTTAAAACCTTCTCCCTATGGTGCAACTTTAAAGGATGCCATTAGACGACATGAGCCTGATCGATTGTTAGACTCTCTTTTAGTATCGGCTTTAATTGAAGCTCGATCGCATGAAAGGCTAGGATTATTAGGGGAATATTGTCCCGAAGCAGAATTGGCTAAATTTTATCGGGGTTTAATGGCTTCGGAAGCTCGACATTATGGTATTTATTGGGTATTAGCTACTCAATATTTCGATCGAGCCACTGTAGAGGAAAGACTAGAGGAGTTAGCCGAACTAGAAAGCGACATACTCCGTAATCTTTATCCGGAACCAAGAATACACAGTTAACGTAAGTTAGTTTCTGTTTTTGGGTAATAAAGCAATGGGATTAATGGGCTTTTGTCCTTGGGGATGGATTTCAAAGTGTAAATGAGGACCCGTACTAAAGCCTGTACTTCCCATATTGGCTATATGTTGCCCTTGTTTAACAAATTGTCCTCGGCGTACATGAATCTTACTATTGTGAGCATAAAGTGTTACAGTGCCATCAAAATGACGTATTTTTACTAAGTTACCGAAACCGCCAGAGTTCCAACCAGCGCTAACAACTTCTCCTTCGGCAGCAGCAACGATGGGAGTACCTACAGGAGCGGCAATATCAATTCCTCGGTGCATTCTACCCCAACGTGGACCATAACCTGAAGTAAAGACTCCTTTGGCTGGCCAAATATAACCAGTAAAGGGTCGATCGCCTTCGGGAAGAAAAGGATCAGGGGAATTTATTTCAGGTAAATCTGGGGAAACCATCTGTCCTGCTGACGGCGTAACCATGGGGTTATAGTATTCCACTTCAATAGGAATTACACTAACTAAATCCTCCGAAGGATTAAGATTATTTCTAGGAGATTCAGAAGGGTTAATAATCCTATTGTTCAAAGGTTGAGAATTGACCTTAAATTCTCTTGGATTATTACTAATTAAGGTAGGTTGTTCTACTTTTTCGATCGAGATTTGAGTTTCAGTCTGTTGTGTTGTAACTTCACTGGAGGGTATAACAACAGGTATAGGAATAGATTGATTAACAGGAATAGAATTATTAACGGTGGTAGCTGGTTGGGTTTCTACCTGAATGGGTATAGATATGTATTGATTGTTAGCAGGTTGAGAAGGTAACTCTACGGCAATAGGTAAAGACGCAGATTGACTAGGAGGATTAGTGAAATTTTGGGCGACTAAAGTGGGAGAATCGACTTTTTTTGTTGTCAGACTTTTAACGTTCGCTAAAGGAGGATTGTCTTTTGCTTCCTCGAAAAGACTTGTTAACCTTTGATTTTTGGCGATGGAGTAATTATTTCGATCGACATTCTCTACCACAGAAATAGAAGCGTGAGAAGGTACAGTTTGGGCATTTTCGACTAAAGCAGAAACTTCTTCCGCCTTCGTGACTAATAAAGTCGGGCGAGAAAGTTCTAAGTTTTCCGTAGCATTAACAGGATTAGTAGCTTTGGCAACATTAGGGATTAAAACTAATCCTAAACCAAGCACGATGGCTGTTTGAGGTAATTTGGGCAATACTAATTTTAGATTCATGAATACAATTTCCTTTTTACTCGTCACACTCTTAAAATTGGACGGCAAACTATCGAATGAAACGATAATCTACTACTGAACATTAATTGAATGATTGTTATTTTTTGACTAAATTTTAGATCAATATATCAATAAATGTCACTCTAATTTTTGAATAATGATATAAATTTCTTATACATTAATTCTCTTATTCTTGTAAATAAGAGTTATAAACCATCAGAAAAAGATAAAAACAGAATCTAAAAAGACTTTTTTCTCTCTAAAGGTGAAAAAAAGATTATATATTTATAAGTTTAAATAATGAATCTTAAATGAGAATCCTTAAAAATTTATAAAGCATGACAAAAAGTATTGCCCATGCTTAATGTTTACCAACAAACTTTTTTAAAGAAACATTTAACTATTCACCATAGATTTTTGTTTCGAGAGAATGAATAAGCTACCATCGCCTCCTCTCCCGATGCGTAAAGATTCATCAATATAGGTGATTTTTAAACTGGGAATTCTCCCTTGAGGATTTCTGGCATTAAATGTTTTAAAAGGGTCTAATATTGGTGTTTTAATACCAAAAATTTTTTGAATGGAAATATATCTTTGATCAAAATTGACATTAATAATGTCATCAGGTAAAGTTTCATTTTCCTGAATTTTCGGCTCAAAAGTAGCAGTTACTTTCACATAGCCATTGATTAATCCAGTGGAATCTTTGACAAAAGCGATATTAAAAAACGAGGCTTTTTGAGTGTTAATTATTTGGTAAACTTGCTGTAACTGAAAGCCAAAAGGTAACTTATTTAACGATCGAATTTCCCTAGCCGTAGAATAATGTAATTGCCAAATACCATCTAATAAGTTAACTCCATAGAGTAGAGGTTTCGGAAACGGATTACAACTTTCTAAGTTAAGAGTTATATCTTCAAGATAACCACTTTCGGTGGTAGAAACCATTAAATCGGTGATGGGATATTGGGGATTGATGTTTCTGTTTTCTGCCAGAGTTTTGATTTCTGATAATAGTGTTTCTTTGAGAAGAAGACGATTTTTCAAAATTTTATTTCACCTTATATATTTAGAGTTTATTTTTATCAGTATTCTTGTGATTTACGACAAATTAAAATATTGAAGTTGGTCTAATGATGTCGCTCACAGTAAAATTAAGGTTAGGAATAACAACGTTGAATACTAAGGCAATTTTAACATGACTAGCTCGATCGAGACTGATTTAACAAAAGATAAGTTAAAAGAAAATCAATTAAAACATCTATTAAAAAGAATCAAAGCGATAAAACTGGAAATTCAGGAAAAATATGAAATAGAAGAATTAGGATTATTTGGTTCT
This window contains:
- the gltB gene encoding glutamate synthase large subunit; its protein translation is MQGQDIMINSINSELQPFQGQPWLVEERDACGVGFIAYQDNRQSHKLVKQALKALHCMEHRGGCGADRETGDGSGIMTGIPVEIFKTWFADNNIEMPPAQEWGVGMVFLPQDEKEAQEGRKYVEEMVAVESLKTLGWRTVPVNSDVLGQQAKENQPRIEQIIVTSGDTHYKGDELDRRLYVARSRVGKKLSDDFYICSFSCRTIVYKGLVQGDVLEKFYLDLQNPAYESRFAVYHRRFSTNTVPKWPFAQPMRVLGHNGEINTLIGNINWMTVREANLELPGWSQEEFDGVTPIVNMNNSDSYNLDSSLELLVRTGRSIPEALMILVPEAYKNQPELEKYPEIIDFYNYYSGLKEPWDGPALLAFSEGKTVGACLDRNGLRPARYAITKDGYVVVGSETGVVDLDESEIIEKGKLGPGQMIVVDLEHNKILKNWEIKQEIASQKPYGQWLQEYRLHIPLTPSPSPTGEGRNVKQASSLSDTNLVQQQTAFGYTLEDVEMVITAMAKDGKEPTFCMGDDIPLAVLSDKPRLLYDYFKQRFAQVTNPPIDPLRESLVMSLQMHLGERGNLLHIEPKNAHTLLIDSPVLSEADLDFIKKSDFATIELSTLFSIESGPDGLKLALERLCNEATQAVKEGHQIIILSDRTPPNFPSQGDRSPLAPLTKGGNNTEEVPLTKGGNEGKVPLTKGDLGGSINAETAYIPPLLAMGAVHQHLIKEGLRLKTSLIADTAQCWSTHHYACLIGFGASAVCPYLTLQTVSAWWHDEKTQKLMENEKIDRISEIQALNNYRKSVEAGLLKILSKMGISLLASYHGAQIFECIGLGVDVMEMAFKGTTSRVGGLNLQEVANEIISFHQKAFPELQGKKLENYGYVNYKKGGEYHMNSPEMAKALHKAVSAYGTEEGYDHYEWYRNYLQDRPLTALRDLLEFKSDRSAISIDDVESVESIVKRFCTGGMSLGALSQEAHETLAIAMNRIGGKSNSGEGGEDPNRYNIIDEVDEHGKHPLFPHLKGLEKGDRATSAIKQIASGRFGVTPEYLMSGEQLEIKMAQGAKPGEGGQLPGKKVSEYIAMLRRSKPGVTLISPPPHHDIYSIEDLAQLIHDLHQINPSAKVSVKLVSEVGIGTIAAGVAKANADVIQISGHDGGTGASPLSSIKHAGCPWELGVTEVHRTLLENQLRDRVLLRADGGLKTGWDIVMAALMGAEEYGFGSIAMIAEGCIMARVCHTNQCPVGVATQQERLRQRFSGVPADVVNFFYFVAEEVRSILAKLGYRSLDEIIGRGDLLTYRDDAKLAKTKALVLDCLTNLPDVTTNRDWLNHGEAHTNGNVLDNEILADTAITDAIHHQDIVTKEINIINTDRSVGARIAGVIAKQYGDYGFNGQLNLNFKGIAGQSFGAFNLQGMNLHLEGEANDYVGKGINGGSIVIVPPTESTFEASDNVILGNTCLYGATGGELYANGRAGERFGVRNSKATAVIEGAGDHCCEYMTGGLIVVLGNVGRNVGAGMTGGLGYFLDEEGNFEAKVNPEIVKIQRICTPEGEAQLKELITNHVAKTGSKKGQLILDNWANYVPKFWQVVPPSEAENPEVKAQKELTTV
- a CDS encoding DUF4160 domain-containing protein encodes the protein MPTVLRYKGYRFYFYSHEPNEPPHIHVDKDNLSAKFWLSPIFLARNIGFSGKELRKIQSIVESNQTNFLEAWNEYFS
- a CDS encoding DUF2442 domain-containing protein is translated as MSILADIRVKNVIIEDDNLAVEIMDGRTIKAPLAWYPRLFNANQEQLQKWQICGGGYGIHWEEIDEDISVEGLLRGATAPDYEANITLRR
- a CDS encoding DUF4926 domain-containing protein, encoding MNQIKEYNLVVLNEDTEVTHKETLKKILLRRGQVGTVLMDFNQEAFLIDFVDRNGVTYAMETVRKENLIPLIYESIELLVS
- a CDS encoding AAA family ATPase, which codes for MLYDIHIKNFRCFSDTKVQGFQRLNLIGGKNNSGKTALLEAVYCCILPIPQSFLFLKHLRNESYLDSPSDKYWDNLFFNRNNNQLIQITSGYLKFIDHHDSLPITNSVIVKNLSTSEFDFNNTNIKFLNDNFKGKLTGNSRLTIKSESGNDNWHTEKEYTIIKRHSSDLEIISNQLTSQGILYKGGTKYQQKYSQYIEQFLKQIPVFSPSSLPKISSRELAQYFDLAILNEKSEEILKILQKLDPSIIEIRSLNIGEADIYLRREGETFLPISLFGDCFNRVLDIILRLINTKNSVCLIDEIENGIHYQNQREFWRSLFKLAVELDIQIFATTHSLEMIKAFADIGLEYPNEGAYFELARHEKTNQIVSIKRDLDVLQYSLKHEGGVGLRGE
- a CDS encoding DUF3226 domain-containing protein, with the protein product MSNILIVESKNDRFFFDALINYLNLPIETEIIVNEYETLDGLSEKILIEKIKSLQARNVKKPIDKLGIIIDIDNYTVAKRIEFINNCLNPVFLDINTLKNTHEFIEASTPSNKIKIACYFTNIEGKGELETVLKAIKSQDSPHADCLEDWQKCLENQGRNIKQKDFDKFWVNIYIRYDTCSNKERKQAGKKCSMNNFEYVMTNKKDIWNFEDKNLQELKDFLLLFNEKINE
- a CDS encoding type II toxin-antitoxin system HicB family antitoxin, which gives rise to MLKPLSPEDGGGYLIEFPYLLGCMFDGETEEEAILMGKDAVEAWINTAKQCDRAIPKPSNKKETLSLS
- the miaE gene encoding tRNA-(ms[2]io[6]A)-hydroxylase; the protein is MPINTKIKLLCEPTHDLWLQQALNNLDVILLDHSHCERKAAGVAVNLLFRYPSHQQLIYQLTSIAKEELEHFEQVNYWLEKKSIPLAPLKPSPYGATLKDAIRRHEPDRLLDSLLVSALIEARSHERLGLLGEYCPEAELAKFYRGLMASEARHYGIYWVLATQYFDRATVEERLEELAELESDILRNLYPEPRIHS
- a CDS encoding PAP/fibrillin family protein, whose translation is MKNRLLLKETLLSEIKTLAENRNINPQYPITDLMVSTTESGYLEDITLNLESCNPFPKPLLYGVNLLDGIWQLHYSTAREIRSLNKLPFGFQLQQVYQIINTQKASFFNIAFVKDSTGLINGYVKVTATFEPKIQENETLPDDIINVNFDQRYISIQKIFGIKTPILDPFKTFNARNPQGRIPSLKITYIDESLRIGRGGDGSLFILSKQKSMVNS